Proteins from one Balaenoptera musculus isolate JJ_BM4_2016_0621 chromosome 7, mBalMus1.pri.v3, whole genome shotgun sequence genomic window:
- the MRPL44 gene encoding 39S ribosomal protein L44, mitochondrial: MASGLVRLLLRRPRCLLAPAVPALAPPIRGVKKAFRAAFRFQKELERWRLLRCPPPPVRRSEKPNWDYHAEMQAFGHRLQETFSLDLLKTAFVNSCYIKSEEAKRRKLGIEKEAVLLNLKDNQELSEQGTSFSQTCLTQFFEDAFSDLPTEGVKSLVDFLTSEEVVCHVARNLAVEELTLSAEFPVPPAVLRQTFFAVIGVLLQSSGPERTALFIRDFLITQMTGKELFEIWKIINPMGLLVEELKKRNISAPESRLTRQSGSTTALPVYFVGLYCDKKLIAEGPGETVMVAEEEAARVALRKLYGFTENRRPWDYSKPKEHVRAEKTITAS; encoded by the exons ATGGCATCCGGGTTGGTGAGGCTGCTGTTGCGGAGGCCCCGCTGCCTCCTGGCACCGGCCGTACCCGCTCTCGCCCCGCCGATTCGGGGAGTGAAGAAGGCATTCCGCGCCGCCTTCCGCTTCCAGAAGGAGTTAGAGCGGTGGCGCCTGCTTCGGTGCCCGCCGCCGCCCGTGCGCCG ttcAGAGAAGCCCAACTGGGATTACCATGCTGAAATGCAAGCATTTGGCCATCGGTTACAGGAAACCTTTTCCTTAGATCTTCTCAAAACTGCATTTGTTAATAGCTGCTATATTAAAAGTGAGGAGGCCAAACGCCGAAAACTTGGAATAGAGAAAGAAGCTGTTCTTCTGAACCTTAAAGATAATCAAGAACTATCTGAACAAGGGACATCTTTTTCACAAACTTGCCTCACACAGTTTTTTGAGGACGCATTCTCAGACTTGCCCACTGAAGGCGTTAAAAGTCTAGTCGACTTTCTCACCAGTGAGGAAGTTGTGTGTCATGTGGCTAGAAACTTGGCAGTGGAGGAGTTAACGTTGAGTGCAGAATTCCCAGTCCCCCCAGCTGTGTTAAGGCAGACTTTCTTTGCAGTGATTGGAGTCCTGTTACAGAGCAGCGGACCTGAGAGGACTGCACTTTTCATCAGG GACTTCTTAATTACTCAAATGACCGGAAAAGAACTCTTTGAGATTTGGAAGATAATAAATCCCATGGGGCTACTGgtagaagaattgaagaaaaggaatatttcaGCTCCCGAATCTAGACTTACTAGGCAGTCTGGAAGCACCACAGCTTTGCCCGTGTATTTTGTTGGCTTATACTG TGATAAAAAGTTGATTGCGGAAGGACCTGGGGAGACAGTGATGGTTGCAGAAGAAGAAGCTGCTCGAGTGGCACTTAGGAAACTCTACGGGTTCACTGAGAATCGCCGGCCCTGGGACTATTCCAAGCCCAAAGAACATGTGAGAGCAGAAAAGACCATCACTGCCAGCTAG